From Pseudomonas fluorescens:
GGTCGCTGGATCTGGGCACAGGCCTGCTGCATGAAGTAGCGCGCCAGCAGCAGGATGTCCTGGCCGCGCTCGCGCAGGGGCGGCACTTCGACGTTGAGCACGTTGAGCCGATAGAACAGGTCTTCGCGAAAAGTCCCCTCGCTGACCATCTTTTCCAGGTCGCGGTGGGTCGCGCTGAGGATGCGCACATTGACCTTCACTTCGCGATCACCGCCGACCCGGCGAAAGCTGCCGTCGTTGAGAAAGCGCAGCAACTTGGCCTGCAGGTACGGCGACATCTCACCGATCTCATCCAGGAACACCGTGCCCTGGTTGGCCAGCTCCATCAGCCCCGGCTTGCCACCGCGCTGGGCGCCGGTAAACGCACCGGGGGCATAGCCGAACAGTTCGCTTTCGGCGAGGTTCTCCGGCAGCGCCGCGCAGTTCAGCGCCAGGAACGGTGCGCTGTACCGCGCACTGATGGCATGGCAGGCACGGGCCACCAGTTCCTTGCCGGTACCGGTTTCGCCCTGGATCAACAGCGGTGCATCCAGTGCGGCCACCCGCTGCGCGCGCGCCTTGAGGGTGCGGATCACCGGGGACTCGCCCAGCAGTGCATCGAAGCCTTCGGCATGGTCGTGGTGCAGCGCAGACAATTGCTCGCCGATGCGGTTGGGCTGATAGAGCGTGAGCAGGGCGCCGGCATCGGTGATCGGGGTGGCATCCAGCAACAGGGTCTGGCCGTTGACGTTGATTTCGCGCAACGGCAAACGAAAGCCCTGTTCCAGCAAGGTGTCCAGCAACGCGGGGTCATTGAACAGCTCGGCAATGCTTTCCCCGGCCGGCTCGCGGCCGTACAGGGCGATCAACGCCGGGTTGGCCAGCAGGATCGTGCCGGCGCTGTCCAGGGCCAGTACCGGGTCGGTCATGGCCGCCAGCAGGGCGTCGAGTTGCAGGTGGCGACGTTGGCCGGGGAGGATGTCGACCACGGTGACCGACTGGACGCCGTGCACGCTGAACAGCGCATCGCGCAACTCTTCAAGGACTTCGGCACTCAGGGTCGGCGCGTCGATGTAGACGTTGGGCGGCACCATTTCCACGGCATCCAGGTTGAGATTGCGCCCACCGAGCAAGGCCAGGACTTCCTGGGTGATGCCGACGCGGTCGATGAAGCTGACGTGGATACGCATGGGGCGCTAACAATTCTGGGGAGCGAGAGGCGGCAAGTATGCCTTGGCGCGGATGGAGATCAAAATATGGGAGGGGGCGTGCGACGATTCAACATGCTCCCGATGGCGGTGTGTCAGTCAGCTGATCCACCGCCATCGGGAGCAAGCCCCCTCCCACATTTTGAGCAGTGTTGTGTCAGTGCAACCGGGTTATTCCAAGTGTTCAGGCTTGATCGGGTCGCCGGATTTCACATCCAGTTGATGCCGTACATCCTCGAACATCTGGTCGTACTGTTTGTGCATCGATCCATTCAACACGGCGATCTTCGGCATGCCGTATTTCTGCGCAATGTTCATCGCATGCCGCGCAAAGTCGAAGGCCTGGTCCTTGGGCAGGAAGAACTCTTCCTTGAGGTCCTTGCCCTGCACCGAGCCGTGCAGCTTGAACAGCATGCCCTTGCCTTCCTTTGGGTCCTGGCTGATTTCGTAGTCAATACACAGGTTGTAGCTGTAGTCCTGGGTATTCAGCGCGTGACGTTCAACGTGCAAGTGACCGGGTTCAAAGGTGGCCATAGGCGTATCTCCTCTACTTCACAGATAGGTGATGCCAGGTGTTGCCGTGCTGATGCGTGTGCCGGCACTGCCCTGGACGATGGCTTCGATGTCGGAGAGTGAACCGATCACTGCGGTTTTGCCAGTCTGGCGGGCGAACTCG
This genomic window contains:
- a CDS encoding DUF5064 family protein is translated as MATFEPGHLHVERHALNTQDYSYNLCIDYEISQDPKEGKGMLFKLHGSVQGKDLKEEFFLPKDQAFDFARHAMNIAQKYGMPKIAVLNGSMHKQYDQMFEDVRHQLDVKSGDPIKPEHLE
- a CDS encoding sigma-54-dependent transcriptional regulator, giving the protein MRIHVSFIDRVGITQEVLALLGGRNLNLDAVEMVPPNVYIDAPTLSAEVLEELRDALFSVHGVQSVTVVDILPGQRRHLQLDALLAAMTDPVLALDSAGTILLANPALIALYGREPAGESIAELFNDPALLDTLLEQGFRLPLREINVNGQTLLLDATPITDAGALLTLYQPNRIGEQLSALHHDHAEGFDALLGESPVIRTLKARAQRVAALDAPLLIQGETGTGKELVARACHAISARYSAPFLALNCAALPENLAESELFGYAPGAFTGAQRGGKPGLMELANQGTVFLDEIGEMSPYLQAKLLRFLNDGSFRRVGGDREVKVNVRILSATHRDLEKMVSEGTFREDLFYRLNVLNVEVPPLRERGQDILLLARYFMQQACAQIQRPVCRLAPGTYPALLGNRWPGNVRQLQNVIFRAAAICESSLVDIGDLDIAGTSVARQSDGEVDSLEQAMDDFERNLLEKLYTSYPSTRQLASRLQTSHTAIAHRLRKYGIPNKP